The genome window ggacgGTTTTTTTGTGGGAGAATTGTTACACCCATGTTCCTTTAAGTTTGGAAATTAGGAATAATTgtgggattaaattgaaagaaactgTAAGTTGGTGGCTTCTATAGGAAAATCTGGAAAATTTAGGGGATGGTTTTGACATTGTTGAGTTCCAAATTCCAGTTCGGTTGGATTGGAAATAATTGGTtccttagtgggagacaaaatggTTGTCAATAGATGGTTTCTATATGGTTGAAGACCATGCGTGAAAAGCTATAAATAGATGAGAAGTGACTTCCCGAGGAGAATTCATCTAAGTTCtgtttcattttcctttcttcttcatcttcttctttggtTGCTCTGAAGAGGAGATAGTTATGAGAAACTCTGTATGGATCGATGATCGTGAGGTTTGAGTAAAAAAGGTAGAGAATCTAGTGAGTAGGTAAGGTTTTAAGTCTTTCGGTGTTCGtcaatttaagaaaaaaggagttaagaattttcaaaacctTTGAGCGATTTTGCATGTTTCTGGAAAATCGAGttttaagttgaaaatgttGAGTTTAACTTATGACTTTGGTTATAATGCTTGGCTGCCAGGAGAATGGAAGCTTTAACAGTTGGAAAAGGTAAGCTGATGAGGCAAAGAAGCATCAGGTGAGTTTCCATACTCCATTATTTGGAATATTGTATGGTTGGCATGAATCTGTGTTGAGCTTAATAAGATTTTGTGATGATATATGATCTCTGTTGATTGTTAAATGCTAAGCATGTATAAGATTAGATAGATAGATTAGCATTCACTAATGTAGTTTGGCATGtaagaaatatttatgattCTATGTTTCGAAGGTAGCGTGTGTTaaagtatgcccaaagaccaatcatgataTGATTGTAATAACGTGTTTTACCTCATtcattaatataaggcatttcCATCATTATTTTAGTCTCTCTTacgtgtatataaataaaatgttttataataatattcgagaataatatgattattcttaaaaggtccttagtcgaGTATTATTATGGGTTAGacaaaaataatgcattaagactaacgtgtagtttattaatgacaaagtgttgtcattgacataggatgtcaaaatcaatacatgagtatatATGTTAGAGAagaacatattggactgaccgttatgagtttgtttcttggattattatgtaatagtcacaacattactcatagtgattactatgtatacgatccttagacttgagatcattaTTATCCCAACATGTGTGTCATATATTTTGATGCAGTCAAACGTCCACTGTAACTGGTTGTtttataaaggctgatgttggatataccacaatctatatAGTGGGATATGGTTGTTCAGTGTAggatttgtccctcctacataaaGGGAGTAATATATTAGGCCACTTggttgagtgagactagaaatgcatggccatgctcgaataagttgatatgagatatcatatttatttatcatagtTTGCTCAGAATGTCAAGAAACGTTAGATGGAGTATGCAAGTTGACTAtttcatgacttgtgtccattcTAGATATAAAGTACAAAAGGACTTAATACATTAAGGGTTAATCACAGagaggttatgtcgaatcatgacttcttgtaacttaagTAGCAATGATgtattgctagatgccactcattgtttgtaatattagaatcgttctagtattactgctaatgttacaagaacctacagggtcacacatTATGGTTGAAACGAACGGAATCCAAACATATTTGGTATTGTTTTTTTGGctatcacatgaattaaattgattatagaattaatttaattgggaaGTTAAATATCGAacaaattatatgtacaagtatgttgtacacataatgaggacatggttaaataaatatatatgaatttgaatcgtagaaaattgaattaaacataaattattgaaattcttgttataattattataattataatttacgattgaatattattataattattgtaattgtaattttttggtcaaacattattataattatggtaattataattattatattcggttaattattataatgaattttgagtCATATTAAGATATCACCTATTCCCGAATTaggaaatataatttttttaagaaaacctTATATACCGAAATATAGTGTATGAGGTCTAGCAGTCGTCAATGAGTTTTTCTCTCTGAAAAAGTTTAAAAGAGTTCTTGCCATTCGTTGTCACACCgagtggattacgtagaggcccaAAATTTTCGTAGCGGCTTAGAATCGACATAAAATTGTGTAATTAGTTGCAAAATAGttatctttgattttttagaaGATTAAAGGTAATCGTTCATACTATTCTCACCCTAATTCATTCCTCGCACATGGATCCTTGGGTGTGATcaccatatttattttttctgttgCGCCATGGGGTGTACCGGTGTTCAAATAGCGTACTCCATGATAGTATGTTAATGAAATGCATGTATTGCATGTTTATATCGGTGGAATACAAAGGGGAGATTATTGACAGGTTAGGTGAAGTTAGAATTTTGGAGAAAGGAGCTTTCGTTCATCGCTTTTTGGTGTTTTTGGGTGCAAACCATGATGTGCAAAGCTCTGGTTCTAGTGAGGGGAACACTGCAGTGTTCGTGCAATACCCTTAACTCATATTCGTCACCGGAATAGGATTTTGGGGTATTACTATAAAATCGTAacctaaaacattcaatttcaaacatttcataagtCATAGTATAATTCATCCAAAATCATGGATAacgtcccttattcgagccctcgaggccttagaaacactttagaaacgattcagGACTAAATAAAAACTGTTTAGaacttcatggaaaaatattaaaaatttcacactgcaggggtcacacggctgagacacacacctgtgTTTCAGGTTGtttggacattcgaagtagggacacggttgtgtcccagcctgtgtccattcccgtgtaactctttgacttggatcacatggccaagccacatgcctgtgtccaggccgtgtgcttggccatgtgctaggtcatgtaactatctgacttgcaaccctttaaaacctacaagggacacacgacgaTATCgtatggccatgtgtcacacacggctgaggcacacgcccgtgccttaggccgtgtggacaagaaataggccattttcaagccatttatTTCACCCAAATCAAGCTCACACCTGTAAATCATTTGCAAATAAAATCAAGCTTCAAAACAGACCTAAAACATGCATGATAGAACTAATTCAATATGGTAtctatccatacaaccaatatgtcaaAAGCCACATCAAtcacaaataataaaatcaaccaaaacataaacacatttGGCAGAAATCAACCACACACAACTACCTATTTCCATACCATGTCATAGCATCATTTATCATGTACCAAAACAGaaccaaacataccaaattggtcatCCAACATATACTTTTACTTGACTATTTCAACAGCAACCATGTAAATACCAAAATGCCAAAAGTCCAACAACCATATTActacatatatacatgccaaacataaCCACTAGATCATTAATagaagtccacctatacatgccattataaccataaccaaaacatcaaaagctACCGGTATAGcagctagatagtgtgataggtctccgatgAGCTTCCAAACTAAACGAGCTTCTGATTAACTATAGAACAAGGGAAATGAGATTCGTATAACATaaaacacaacttaccatttcattttataacattaaaatttaatatggcataatccaactttagcttggcacaagcctaagcaccaacaCAAACATGTTAGCATAATTGAACATAAatcatatgaatttaacatggataaccattatacttgagcatgattcaattggatttatcatccatcataACAACATAACATGTTTTCCATATAGCTCATCATGTCAATGTATTTCATACATATatgtcttggttcatattgaacacttaccatatcCTTTCACATTCATgaccgttgaaccatttagaatatcatcggatacacaagatagctcacacaaagtgcgctaaacatataatcataacatttcctttcttttacatcgttgctcacacgagctgtgaaatgggtttGTTCACAAGCGCTgtaaaatgggtctgctcacacgagctatgggtcagaatgtaagctacatgatgctgctcacatgagccGTGGATTATCCGTAACACATACTgaacctcagccatcggtaggacattcaagaccagcaccgaAACAGAAAACtctaatgatatgtcatttgtatcctacgaattcctaaggttcaaacgggactcgataATAGTCGTAACATTGTTGGATTTGCATTAATTATTTACATAACAATCCAAAATTTACATATAGCTCAAAATATAGCATTAAAACATTATAcaattacatgaacttacctcgacaataaAAGCGTAGAAACGGAGTCgactaatccgaagctttatCTTTACCTTGATCTAAAATCGTAcaaggtctatcttgatctaaataaataaattcaatctatttaatatcccttctattcaattcaatccaaatttcatatttttgcaaaattattcttttgcccttaatgttttgattttattacaatttagtccttaagctcataatttgaaattcatgcaatttcatccctaccCAAGCTAGCCGAATTCAATATAGGTCTATAGAAACTCatacaattcattatttcacaattttcatcatgtattttacacattttacgaacaaatccctatttgacattttcaacaaaatttactttacaaaagttgttcatttttcaacaaagatgcattttcttccatcaaacatcaaaaatcacatgagcacattcatggaaaaaccctaaccttttaacatctttgcaaattagtccctgggctagttAGATTGAGTTACAACGatttcgaaaacataaaaatcattaaaaacaagacaaaaatcacttacatgtaAGCTAGAGAATGAACCAAAACTTTAAAGCCCTAAATGGTGTTCTTCCTTCTTCATTTTTggaggaagaagatgaatgaaaattaaaagaatttgttttgtttattttaacctttattactaaattaccaaaataacttttaaaaactttaataatttgaataaaaccaatcccataaatgtccactatcactaaaatggtctaattaccatataagtattcttaaatttttgttctatagccatttaatacctttagctactagaactctaattttgcatcttttacgaattagtcctttttacctaattaagcatgcaaatgataattttcttaacgaaattttcatacaacCTTTCCAAAATACTGtagacattaaaaaattaataaaataaatatccacACATTAGATTTGTgatcctgaaaccactattctgatttcactcaaaataggctgttacagttcgagcatcaaggttaaAAGTGGTGAAATGGAGGAATGAGTGGATGGATAGGGAAATGGAATTTCAATTAGATTCTACAATCTGATGTTGTTGGGTGCAAGTCGTGATGTGTGAAGCTCCAAGCCTTGCGGAGGGGACACTACGATGTGCAAGCATTAATGTTAAATATGAAACAAAATGTTATCGATTGGCTCGTTAGAGTGACATTGTGACGAATGTTATTAGGTTCCATAAAGAAACACTACGATGACAGTTAGTAGGCTCTATAGGGTAACACCTCAAGGAGGTttaaggtgtaagaccatagctcaaTTGTGGCAACCAATAGAGCCTGTCAGGATGTTACATATGGGGTAAAATGTGAAAGACCATTACTTGGCTACAGAAACATAGAGAGTTCGTTGGGACAATAAATACGGGTAATCCATCGGGATAATAAACACGGGGTAATCCGTCAGGACGGTAATTATCGAAAAAAGGTTAGAAGAAAAATGCAAGTGTTGACGATTATAGTTAGCAAACGAATTTTGAGGAATCCATTGAACAAGGAAAAAGTCGTAGAAAAGGGAACATTTTGCCAAACAGTAATCATGGAAGTCAATAGAGTATATGGGTGGTAACCCAACAAGAATCAAATATAGGAAATGGCATGCCAGTAGTGTTTGGTGTATAGGAAAATGAAAGAAGACTTATTCAAGAATCACATATAAGGATCTGCCATTAAGAACCATTAGAAGGTGTTCAGTAGAACTCTGTATGTTAGAGGTTTGATCATAAGTACCCCGGATAGTCTAGTTGGTAAAGAGGAGATTAGTTAGAACCTATTGAAAAGAAGAGGTACCAAAAAGGTTAATCCAAGTGACAAATATTTCTGTCAAGAGTATTCCTTTTTTAGGAAAACCTAGTATGAGAATCTACTATAAAGTTAGTTTTATAGGGGACCATTAGATAAGGGAAATCGTGAACTCAAACGGTCGTTCAAGTAATAGTTCGCTGCATATTAAAGGCTAAACGGTCTACAAGCATGTTACGTCTCAAAAACAAGGTATCGCAATCCAAACAACTTTTCAACCCGAATATAGGGTGAAATGATATTTAGTCTGCCAGAGTGGCGTGGGTCCTCATTATTTAACCTGTTTGATGGGATGTCAACAGGTTATTCAAAACTTGAGTAAGGAAGGGAGTCCGCCAATGACAAGTCAGAATTGGAATGTACGCCTAAGAAGGCATATAAAAAGGGTCTTTAGGATGGAAAATTTAAGAGGACAACCTTTTAAGTTTATTGCGAAAGAGAAAATGTAGTTGAAGAAAGATCATAATTCGTAGTTGTTGCAATACATTTGAAAGTCCATCAAGACTAGTCGAATGGTGATAGGATCGACCAATGGAAGATAATTTAATGATCTGTCTGCCAATAGATAAGTTCAGAGAATGATTCTAAGAACACCATTTCAAGTTAAAAGAAATCGCCCCAAAACAATCAGGGAGTTGAATGTGTTTAatttcctttcattttattaCCTCTACAAGGTGGGgtctattttttatgtattgtaGTAAAGAAACttactaagttcatttgaacttacaaaATTTTTGACTTGTCTTTGCAGGATTCATGGGATAAGGAACTCAAGGAGGGACCAAACCAAATTGAGTTAGATTAATGATCAATTTCAGTAAGGTGTCATGGTCGTAGGAAGGAGGTACCTTCAGAGGTTTCTCCTCAGAGTTATATATTGTCATTAAGTAGTTTTCTTAGAGTATAGATATTTCAAGGTAGTTAATTAGGTTGGTTTAAGGTTCCCGTTgtaagaaaaatttgaaataaattagtAAAGTATTTTGGCGAATTTCTAATATGAGTTTGATTTTAGATCAAATCGTGTTAATTGTGACACACTATACACGATCTTGGCGATTCGGTTGGGTAAGGGAGTTACAAATTCAAAACAAGTTAACATATTTAATACACACAATTATTTCCATTTCAAGCATACTAATAGTTTATGCCAGCATTGGACAATTATCacaaaagatatatatatatatgaacacaATGTTCAAAACAGCATCTATTTCATATACAATTTCACCAAATATACCTTATATACATCCCACCTGACTCGATATAGAGTTAAAATTATTCTACTGAAAAagaagttggatagtgtgagtaGTAGATCAATCCAGTTGTTGAGTTCCGCCAAAATCTCTACAGGGAAGGGAAAAGATAAATGGGGTAAGCATTAAATAGGCTTAGTAAGTACATAGGTTTAAAATGTTAAACTCACCTCGCaaaatattcatacatttataacatttaacTAAATTCCTTTATCCTGCCAACACCTTTCACTTGTCCAATGTGAGTGCATCGCATTCAAACATATAACATGTCCcacacattttattatttattaatacattaattcaatttatataaattatattgtaaacattattatttcaaaaatatttcaccCGATGACTTAGTAAGAACAGAAAGGAATACGCGGGTATTCATCCATTAACACACCAATTTGCTTGTAAAAGCAATTCTAACCGATAACAAGTCAGATTGCTCATAAAAGCTATTTCCAACTGATAACATGCCAGAATCTCCAAAGAGATTAAATTGgaaatccacaacaaatgcaggattCCAAAAAAACTTCAGTAActtctttcctcttttttcatatttcctttcTTCCCTTACAGTGCACAATTACCTttattggcatgccaactatatcatTTGTTCATTCGAGCTCCATATACATAATATAACTTTCTTTTTATTGAATCATACCTTTCTCACCTTATCAATACAAATTTACTAACATTTTACCATATAGATTTACATacaacatttcataaataaacataacaacaccatatgaacttacctggtaTAGTAGTAGATATTGAAAGTCAATGATCAATTCGTGATCTTCCCTTTTCCTCTGTTCTCTACTAGTTGATTTGGTTCTTGATCCATACATTAATACAATTAGCTTATCAATGACAACACTTCagactttaacaattttgagaGTAGACATGCAGGTTAGCTAAATTGAGatacaatgatctcaaaaacatgaAACTCATGAATAACAGGCTTTgaaaacacttacatgcaaagcTGACTAATTGAGAAAGCTTAgaccttttctttcttctataGATAACAACGTTTTTGGTGGAGGATGATGAGAATGAAAACTCTCTTCCCTCCACTTCAGCCTACAACACTTAACATATTAATTTTCATcgttaaatgaaaattaacagGTGTTTCCACTAAACATTTACACAACCGACACTACCATGAAAGAGTGTTTATTTACCACGTTGtaccttgaaatttttttattaaactcatttaaCCAACTTTTCGCTaattcttacaatttagtccatacaCTTTCATTTCTAACTTGCTGATCGAATTCACCAATTCAAGCATCAATAAAACACTCTAATAGGTTggtaaatgtaaataaataacatttttcgACTTTGACGTCGGAATTGTGGCCCTTGAACCACTTTTCTGACATCGTTacaaattgggttgttacactaTTGCTATCCAACTCATGATAAAGCTTAAACAAGTAGCGTTTTTCGCCCAGACTTGACATCAAAACACCCCAAAAGGGTGTTAGAGATTGGCCATGGTAGTTTGCATTATCAGGAAGTGAACAACACTCGCCGTAAGGAAACATCTCGCAAGGCAATACTCATACATTGGCTTTTGCGATTCAATTCCCCCATGAATAGCCAAGCCTCCTCTTCACAATTAGTGATACTCAAACCAGCTATCCCACTTTCTATGGACAAAAAGAATAATCAACAAAAAAACGAAGAAAAGAACAAGACAAAACTAGGAAAACCTTTTAAGGAGAAAAAAATGTGCCGCTATGAGCAAACATAACCGAGGAAAAAGCAGGCCATAAAGgcaaaataagaatttttaataggcataatgataaatttagttctttttgttttcaatttgacctttattcttttttttttccacacTAAATTTGGCCTTTAACCTCttaaaaagagttgaatttggtcatcaacttttcaaaaaaaaaaaaaacaaaaatcaaattgagGCATTTTTAACGGAAATACGGCAGCACACGTGGCAATCCATATGTACTTCATGctaatttcttttgaatttttatgaatttttttatatctttcttttaattttttaaaatatttttttataatttgtaaattatttattggtGTGGCATAGTTATacaaattagataaatattatatatatactttttctTGCTCACATTGGCTGATATGTTAAAAGGTTATAAATTTatggaaatttttatttaataactcgTTTTCTGTATATGTTAACATGATTACattttgtcatgttttaattatttgcatttattttgtgaaatgttTCAATTTAACTTATATCTTACATAATTTTGTCatggtaatttaattttaagttttttaaactataaccaaattaatttatttaagaattaaatcattatattagtcatatattaatataaatatcatattcaaaaaaattattttaattttgaaagcaTAGCAAAGGCGTTATTTAATTTGCAACCAAAGAAATCACTACCATACTAATTAATCAAATTCTAGTATTAATCATTAATCTttgtatgtataaattttaaatttaacttttataccttaatttttctattttaagtctttgactttttttattttaaaaattcaatcttgAGTCAAATagttaaatacattaaataaaataatatggcTTTTTAACGAGCATtaagtaaaaatagtaaatagatATAACATTGCacatatgataaaatattttcctcataaatatttgaaaacaacataatttaactttaacaaatttaatggttatagttaatataaaaacaacaatgatgataaaattaaatatagtaaTAATGTTATAAgctgaaagaaaaagaaaactaaacacACTACACTAGAGATTAAAGTGTTTTGGTTGTATTCGCTGTCAAGTAAATGGAATCTAGCACCATATATGTGTACTCCCTGAAATATCTATGCAGTCCATTCATTTCCCTCCTCTGATTTATATTTTTCACCTCTCTGCTTATTGCTTATCTGATTTATATTTTTCACCTCTCTGCTTATTGCTTATCTTAATCTAATGATTTGAATGCAATCACTGGCATCAAAACTATGGacaaatttaatctcttttcagataaaaaattaaatgtaggTCACTACATTCCTCAGCTCGCTGACTTAATCCTAGATTACAAGAAACGTTTCAGTGGCAGACCCATCAAGCTTAAAGCCATTGCAGTTAAGCTTCCTCTTACCAACTATTCTTGTGTTTATCTATGAATTTAAGCTTTACCCAAATTTCGTCATTACTTTTCGTTCATTCTGCAGTTGGGAAATCCTCTTTTAGATCCGGATATTAGTGTAATCAATGCTGAGTTCTTGTGGTCACATGGAGTCATTTCAGATGAAACTCTCCTTTTGAGTAAGACTGTATGTAATGCATCAAGGCACCTTAAAGAGTCCATTCACCAGAATCTGTCCAAAGAATGCATACATGTGCTTAACAAACTAGAAGAAGCAATGGGTTCATACACTGACCCTGGAGACCTGATTTTGCCTATTTGCTTGTCACCAACTCTACTCGGCCAGACTTTTTATCAGGGAACACACAATCGGTTACATTGGAAGGTAAGTAATTAACAGCATTAACACAGGCATGAAAGCGACTGGTTCTTTTCCAGCTAACAATTTTCTTTGATTATTCTAGCAGCTTGCTATGAGCTCGGCTGTTGCCACTGATCCATGTCGTGGAGATGAGATACGTCAGTACCTCAACACACCTAAAGTACAAGAAGCACTTCATGCAAACACAACTCACCTCTCTTCAGTTTGGGAATTCTGTAGAGGGTCTCTCTTTCTCTCAATTGGCAATTTTGCATATGCTTCTGCATGTATGCAAGCAAATTAAACAACTTGTTATAATTGCAGGCATCTTTCCTATCAAAGAGAGACTATAGGGATCAATATCATACCCCTTCTGTCAAAACTCCTCAAAAGCAGTATTCTAGTTCTCCTCTTCAAGTGAGTAATTTTAAACCTCAAAGGGTTTCTAATTTCAAGCCCCAGTTGCCTCAAATGACTGAAAGTTTCTGCAACTTCACTGCAGTGGAGATCAAGATTCAAAAATCCCATTAACACAAACAAGGATAATTGCAAATATGCTTGCAAAAGAACTGAAGCTGGTGCCTGTCGGAAGTTATGCTCTATGGTATGATAAGAAGCAGGCATGTTTTGCAAAGTCATGTCTGCTATTCAAAGTCTTTTCCAGTATTAATTCCAGATTCATGgtctaatatatataatcaggTTGGTGGGTGGACTCAGTCATTTGGCAAAGTAAGGAGAGGccaaaatttgacatttttgacATTTGCTACAGTAAGAG of Gossypium raimondii isolate GPD5lz chromosome 3, ASM2569854v1, whole genome shotgun sequence contains these proteins:
- the LOC105794171 gene encoding serine carboxypeptidase-like 42 isoform X1, whose protein sequence is MDKFNLFSDKKLNVGHYIPQLADLILDYKKRFSGRPIKLKAIALGNPLLDPDISVINAEFLWSHGVISDETLLLSKTVCNASRHLKESIHQNLSKECIHVLNKLEEAMGSYTDPGDLILPICLSPTLLGQTFYQGTHNRLHWKQLAMSSAVATDPCRGDEIRQYLNTPKVQEALHANTTHLSSVWEFCRGHLSYQRETIGINIIPLLSKLLKSSILVLLFNGDQDSKIPLTQTRIIANMLAKELKLVPVGSYALWYDKKQACFAKSCLLFKVFSSINSRFMV
- the LOC105794171 gene encoding serine carboxypeptidase-like 42 isoform X3, giving the protein MDKFNLFSDKKLNVGHYIPQLADLILDYKKRFSGRPIKLKAIALGNPLLDPDISVINAEFLWSHGVISDETLLLSKTVCNASRHLKESIHQNLSKECIHVLNKLEEAMGSYTDPGDLILPICLSPTLLGQTFYQGTHNRLHWKQLAMSSAVATDPCRGDEIRQYLNTPKVQEALHANTTHLSSVWEFCRGHLSYQRETIGINIIPLLSKLLKSSILVLLFNGDQDSKIPLTQTRIIANMLAKELKLVPVGSYALWLVGGLSHLAK
- the LOC105794171 gene encoding serine carboxypeptidase-like 42 isoform X2; translated protein: MDKFNLFSDKKLNVGHYIPQLADLILDYKKRFSGRPIKLKAIALGNPLLDPDISVINAEFLWSHGVISDETLLLSKTVCNASRHLKESIHQNLSKECIHVLNKLEEAMGSYTDPGDLILPICLSPTLLGQTFYQGTHNRLHWKLAMSSAVATDPCRGDEIRQYLNTPKVQEALHANTTHLSSVWEFCRGHLSYQRETIGINIIPLLSKLLKSSILVLLFNGDQDSKIPLTQTRIIANMLAKELKLVPVGSYALWYDKKQACFAKSCLLFKVFSSINSRFMV